In Candidatus Binatia bacterium, one genomic interval encodes:
- a CDS encoding ABC transporter ATP-binding protein produces MNRAREALLRVEGLATHFDVRSGPLQRVAGAVRAVDGVNLEVEAGKTLALVGESGCGKTTVGRSILGLEKPHAGQIWFDGEDLLRLAPADLRTRRKRIQMVFQDPAAALNPRMRIRDAIAEGMRAFGVGATPGQRTERIAALLTRVKLDPGYMSRYPHELSGGQRQRVCIARALAVDPDLIVCDESVSALDVSIQAQILNLLADLQQERGLAYLFITHDLGVVRHIADRVAVMYLGQIVEDGPVERVFDAPAHPYTEGLLAAAPSLDPDRAARPVIVRGDVPSPARPPPGCRFHTRCPVAFSRCSVEAPKTYPAGAEGDDVGMSRCFLREERPDST; encoded by the coding sequence GTGAATCGTGCCCGGGAGGCGTTGCTGCGTGTGGAGGGGCTCGCGACCCATTTCGACGTTCGCTCGGGCCCGCTCCAGCGTGTGGCCGGCGCCGTGCGTGCCGTCGATGGTGTGAACCTCGAGGTCGAGGCGGGGAAGACCCTCGCGCTCGTCGGCGAATCCGGTTGTGGCAAGACGACCGTGGGGCGTTCGATTCTCGGGCTCGAGAAGCCGCACGCAGGCCAGATCTGGTTCGACGGCGAGGATCTTCTCCGTCTGGCCCCCGCGGATCTCCGCACGCGCCGAAAGCGAATCCAGATGGTCTTCCAGGATCCGGCGGCCGCGCTGAACCCGCGCATGCGGATTCGAGACGCGATTGCGGAGGGCATGCGGGCGTTTGGGGTCGGCGCGACTCCTGGCCAGCGGACCGAGAGGATCGCGGCGCTTCTGACGCGCGTGAAGCTCGATCCCGGCTACATGTCGCGCTATCCCCACGAGCTTTCGGGCGGACAACGCCAGCGGGTCTGCATCGCGCGCGCTCTCGCGGTCGATCCGGACCTCATCGTGTGTGACGAGTCGGTCTCTGCGCTCGATGTGTCGATTCAGGCGCAAATCCTGAACCTCCTCGCTGACCTCCAGCAGGAGCGTGGACTCGCATACCTCTTCATCACGCACGACCTGGGCGTCGTGCGTCACATCGCCGACCGCGTGGCGGTGATGTACCTCGGGCAGATCGTCGAGGACGGGCCGGTGGAGAGGGTGTTCGATGCGCCGGCCCATCCCTACACGGAGGGCCTTCTCGCGGCGGCGCCCTCGCTGGACCCCGATCGGGCCGCTCGCCCGGTCATCGTCCGCGGCGACGTGCCGTCCCCCGCCCGCCCGCCTCCCGGTTGTCGGTTTCATACGCGTTGTCCGGTGGCCTTTTCTCGTTGCTCGGTCGAGGCACCCAAGACGTACCCCGCGGGTGCCGAGGGGGACGACGTTGGGATGAGCCGCTGTTTCCTTCGGGAGGAGCGGCCGGACTCGACGTGA
- a CDS encoding ABC transporter ATP-binding protein produces the protein MSERILTVRDLCTSFPQGGNRLNVVDRVSFDVNAGETLALVGESGCGKSMTALSVMRLVPKPGRVASGTIHVGDQDVRALPVTEMRRVRGGEVSMIFQEPMTSLNPVQRCGRQIVEAIRLHHAESKEQARTRARDLFGEVGIPDPDERLDAYPHQLSGGMRQRVMIAMALASRPKLLIADEPTTALDVTIQAQILDLLRSLQRDLGMAILLITHDVGVVNELADRVLVMYAGRIAEEGQRREVLAAPGHPYTRGLLRSLPGVVERGDRLDEIEGVVPPPGEWTRGCRFSNRCPIVFDPCADTEPERFTLNETHGAWCHALKRDGGVDS, from the coding sequence GTGAGCGAGCGGATTCTCACCGTTCGGGATCTGTGCACGAGCTTTCCCCAGGGCGGGAATCGCCTGAACGTGGTGGATCGCGTTTCGTTCGACGTGAATGCGGGTGAGACTCTCGCGCTCGTCGGGGAATCCGGCTGCGGAAAGTCGATGACCGCGCTCTCGGTGATGCGGCTCGTGCCGAAGCCGGGCCGGGTGGCGTCCGGTACGATCCACGTCGGCGATCAGGATGTGCGTGCTCTGCCCGTCACCGAGATGCGTCGCGTGCGCGGCGGCGAGGTCTCGATGATCTTCCAGGAGCCGATGACGAGCTTGAATCCGGTTCAGCGGTGTGGACGTCAGATCGTCGAGGCGATCCGACTACATCACGCGGAATCGAAAGAGCAGGCGCGCACGCGCGCACGCGACCTCTTCGGAGAAGTCGGGATCCCCGATCCGGACGAGCGCCTCGACGCCTACCCGCACCAGCTTTCGGGTGGGATGCGCCAACGCGTGATGATAGCGATGGCGCTTGCGTCCCGGCCGAAGCTCTTGATCGCCGACGAGCCGACTACGGCCCTCGACGTGACGATCCAGGCGCAGATCCTCGATCTTCTTCGGTCCCTACAGCGTGATCTCGGGATGGCGATCCTGCTCATAACGCATGACGTCGGGGTCGTGAACGAGCTCGCCGACCGAGTCCTCGTTATGTACGCGGGCCGGATCGCGGAAGAGGGACAACGGCGCGAGGTCCTCGCCGCGCCCGGGCATCCGTATACGCGCGGCCTCCTGCGGTCGTTGCCGGGGGTCGTCGAGCGGGGCGATCGGCTCGACGAGATCGAAGGCGTCGTGCCGCCTCCGGGCGAATGGACACGAGGATGCCGGTTCTCGAACCGGTGTCCGATCGTCTTCGATCCGTGTGCGGACACAGAGCCCGAGCGCTTCACGTTGAACGAGACCCACGGCGCGTGGTGCCATGCTTTGAAGCGCGACGGCGGAGTCGATTCGTGA